One Miscanthus floridulus cultivar M001 chromosome 11, ASM1932011v1, whole genome shotgun sequence DNA window includes the following coding sequences:
- the LOC136493407 gene encoding protein G1-like4 — protein sequence MDMSPNPDSPSSGGGNGIGPSSGGASPSVGSMTPQSPSRYEAQKRRDWNTFGQYLRNHRPPLSLAQCSGAHVLEFLRYLDQFGKTKVHGPACPFFGHPNPPAPCPCPLRQAWGSLDALVGRLRAAFEENGGRPESNPFAARAVRLYLREVREHQARARGVSYEKKKRKKPQQLPGDSSGGLHGHTHQPPPPPPPAGAAC from the coding sequence ATGGACATGTCGCCGAACCCCGACAGCCCCTCGTCAGGAGGGGGCAACGGCATCGGGCCGAGCAGCGGAGGCGCGTCGCCGTCCGTTGGTTCCATGACGCCGCAGTCGCCGAGCCGGTACGAGGCGCAGAAGCGGCGCGACTGGAACACGTTCGGGCAGTACCTGCGGAACCACCGGCCGCCACTGAGCCTGGCGCAGTGCAGCGGGGCTCACGTCCTCGAGTTCCTCCGCTACCTGGACCAGTTCGGCAAGACTAAGGTGCACGGCCCGGCGTGCCCCTTCTTCGGCCACCCGAACCCGCCGGCGCCGTGCCCCTGCCCGCTCCGCCAGGCCTGGGGCAGCCTCGACGCCCTCGTGGGCCGCCTCCGCGCCGCCTTCGAGGAGAACGGAGGCCGCCCAGAGTCCAACCCCTTCGCCGCACGCGCCGTGCGCCTCTACCTCCGCGAGGTCCGCGAGCACCAGGCCCGCGCCCGCGGCGTCAGCTACGAGAAGAAGAAGCGCAAGAAGCCGCAGCAGCTGCCgggcgacagcagcggcggcCTTCACGGCCACACgcaccagccgccgccgcccccaccgCCCGCCGGCGCCGCCTGCTGA